In the genome of Lathyrus oleraceus cultivar Zhongwan6 chromosome 4, CAAS_Psat_ZW6_1.0, whole genome shotgun sequence, the window cgacggattatCGTTAATGACAAAcaaaatttcatcgcatattaactgAGAGCTGAGTTTATGATGGTCTTGCATTGAGTTCGTGATTAAGGATGTGTAAACTTCACCTATAAAACAAATCTCCAAAGAATCACTCATCTTCCGGTAAGATGCTGACAACCGGAATAGGCAGAACTCATTTCGACAATAAATCTTATACTTGGTTGAATTAGTTCGATCAACCTTATAATCAGCTGATAATTCCATATGATACTTTTTAATGGCTCTGTCACATtcttcttttgtgcgaaatgtgtctccttctTTCAATGACCCTTGAATTTGCATataaggattgtaaaatatatTTGACGAATGTTCATCTGCACCCAAATTCAAGtttgtcatgtgttgaggtgtACAATATACATGACTAGTTGATAATggatcttcttcttcttcttcattcaccattgaatcaaccaataACTCAGTTTCTTCTTCCTCGTCAACAACATTGACTTCAACTTGTTCATAGTCATTAGTTTCACAAAACACTGACACCCTTATACAAAGTAACACAAACTTTTTCCtattctaaaaaaaaaaaaaattaaccTTTTTTTAAGCACTAAAGTAAACTTTATCTCAAATCAAATTTAAGAGATTAATTAATGGCAATAAAATTAACCAAGACAAAAACCCTCTTAAAACATTGGTCcactttttcccttttctctctctctcaaaaacTCCACAGCTTTTCCCATCTTTTCTGCTAAGAACCTAAAACATCTCAACATTATTTCTATTTCCCTTCACTTTTTCAAcatgaattagggtttcactTTCACCAATTACCCCCATTGTTGCTATTTCCACCTCCACTACACCTTCTCCATCTTCATCACCAAAATGACTAAGCAGTTTCTGTTACTATCTCTCATTCTTCACCTTCTCTCTGGATCACTCTCAGTCTCAGCTCCACCATCTACATCTTCACCTGCAAGTAAGTACATCCTACCTACTAGTACCAAACAACCCATGAATTTTTCATTTCTTCTTTTGCTTCCATTTCTTCCAAGTTCTCATCTTTTCCTCATTTGCTTTTTCTTCATTTCAGAACTTTTTTCCGGGTTTCTCTCCAATGCTGTCCCTGCTTTTACCAAATGGGTCTGGTCTCTTAAAGCCACCACTAAAACTGGTATGAATTGTGGATCTTTGCATGCTGACCAGAATTAATGAATCAccttttttcctttttatttttattattaatgttagtttttttatatataattttgTTGTTTTTGTGGCTTTGATTGCAGGGGTTTTGAGCAAGTCAATGATGAAATTTGAGAGTGGTTACAATGTGGAGACTGTGTTTGATGGAAGCAAGCTTGGAATTGAGCCTTATGCTGTTGAGGTTTTGCATAATGGGGAGCTTCTCATTCTAGATTCTGCTAATAGTAACCTttatagaatctcctcatcacTCTCTTTGTGTAAGTCCTCAAATGTGAAAATTTTCGATATCTCGAGTTTATCACGTTTACTAGTGATTAGTGTTTATATAGAATTTGAGCATCATAAAAAAAAAGGATTTGAGTAACTTAATTGGAGAGTATGTCACATGATATCATGTCAATTTAGTTCATAATTATGACCTTAATGAAGATGCATCATAAATGCATTTTGATATGTGTTTGTTGGGCTTCTGCGTGTAGAATGATTGTTCCATGACGGTTTGAGTCCGACCATGTGTATATTTAATTATTCACTTGGAAATATAACATTCATTGCAATTCTGCAGATAGCAGACCAAAGCTGGTGGCTGGATCAGCGGAAGGATACTCTGGCCATGTTGATGGGAAGCTCAGGGATGCTCGGATGAACCACCCGAAAGGGATAACTATTGATGACCGAGGAAATATTTATGTTGCAGATACTACAAATATGGCAATTAGGAAAATTAGCGATTCAGGTAGTACAATAAGTTTTCTTCTTCCTCTCCCTCTAGATAGTTACAGTTCAATTGTCTTCTCCATGCTTAGTACCTAATTGCTATATTTATTACAAAACTGCTAAGTTTGTCCCAGTGAAGCCGCTAATCTTTATTATTAATGTGTGAAATTAGGGGTCACAACAATTGCTGGAGGAAAATGGAGCCGTGGAGGGGGACATGTTGATGGACCAAGTGAAGAAGCTAAATTTTCTGACGACTTCGATGTGGTTTATGTTGGAAGTAGTTGTTCCCTACTCGTTGTAGACAGAGGAAACCAAGCCATCAGGGAGATCCAACTCCACTTTGATGATTGCGCGTATAGATATGGAAGTGATTTCCCTCTTGGTAAACTAAAATCACCCAAACTTTTGTGGATAAATTTTGTAGAGAGTCTTGATCAGAAATTTAGACTGATTTCGTTCAATCACAGGAATCGCAATGCTTGTTGGGGCTGGCTTCTTTGGCTATATGCTGGCACTGCTGCAGCGTAGGCTCGGTACAATTGTAGAATCTCAGGATGTAAGTGCTTAGCCTTGTCTTCTTCCTTCAAATGCGTTATACTAAACATGAGTGATATACATCTGTTATAACACAGTTGGTCATGTGTGAATATGATTCTCTGTTGCTAAGCTATGTAGCACCGACATTTCGGATTGAAGGCGTGTCTGGTGTCTGGCACATGTCAGTGTCTAACACCAGCACACATGGTTACATTCAATTACTCTATTTTCTCTTAATTAGTGACGTCGATGCGTCAGTGGTGTGTTTGGTGTCCATGCATGTGTATGTGTTGGTGCTTATTACAATCAATAAACATCTCATGCTTTTTGTAGGCTCAGGTTCCGGTAACAGTAATGCCTTCCGCTTCTCCAAGTACGTATCAAAAGCCCTTGAAATCCGTCCGGCCTCCTTTAATTTCGTCAGAATATGAACCCGAAAAGCAGGAAGAAGGCTTCTTTGGATCTCTTGGGAAGCTTCTTTCCAATGCTGGTGCATCAATGGTGGAGATAATGGGAGGATTATTTCCTGTTTTCAGAAGAAGACCACAGAACTCACAATACCATAGAGAAACACTGATCCAACAACCTCAGAAGCTAGTGAATGATTGGCCAGCACAGGAAAGTTTCGTGATTCCTCGCGAAGATGAACCACCGTCTATTGACACCAGGGCCCCAACGCCTCAAAAAACCTATCCTTTCATGTCGAAAGATGCAGAAAAAATTAAACAATTGCGGCAAAGTAAAGCATTCTATAGCGGGTGGGACGGAGATCAGCCTCAGCCTCATCAGCCTCAGCAGCAACAACAACTACAGCAACAAAAACACCATCACCGCCATCAGTACCAATCATCGGCCCCTCACACTTTCTACGAGCAGAGCAATGAGACAACAAACGAGGTAGTTTTTGGAGCAGTGCAGGAACAAGAGGGGAAGAAGGAATCTGTAATCATCACACCGGTTGAATATGGAGGCTCATTGTACGAACATCGCAATATTCGGCCTCGGATGAGTTCCATGGGTTATACTTACACTCATAACTACTGAGTATATATAGTTAGCAAGTTTAGAACAAAAATGAAGATTCAATCCAGCTTTGATTTCGAGTAAGGATTCGCGTAGGGAAGGATAAAATCAAGTGTAGTTAGAACAATGATTTCTCCTAATGATCATAATATGGATTCAATCCAGCTTTTATTCAGTTTTGCCAAATGTAGATTTATCTGGTGTGTAGTTTAAGCATGTTACAAAACTATCATCGTTTTCAATCCGTTGCGCAGATGACTTATTACGATATCTTAAAGAAGATAACGATTTGCAGAAAGTTTTTCATTGTTAAACAAAACAACTAGAAAGATGTAAGTAATATGCATATATATATATTTCTCATGTTCTTCAATGAACAAAATTTTCAACTGCAATATAGTTTATTTCACTTCACATAAACATTTTTCATTCCGCATGTTTACAATCATAGTATATTTTCTTGTTCTTTTTCAAAAACTGAATCGCGTCAACATTCTTCATCGGCGGTGTACGTAGCAAAGCCTTTGCCATACTGGTATGACATTGTGGCCCCGATTTAACAAGCTTTTCGCAACATTGTTGAGTCACATTCTTATCATGAACCAGTTTGTTGAAAACTTCTTCTCCGCAAGCAGATCCTAGTTTCTGTACGCATTCACCCAGAAACTTGGAGTTCTCAGGTTCGGTAACACGGTCACACTTCTGAAAAATGTCGTCGCTTGTGGTAAGATAAGGAATCCGATCCACATTTTTCAAATCCGGATTGCTTTCGAGAATAAACACAGTCATTTTGATGTGACAAGAATAACCTGTTTGAAGAATCTTATAACAACAATCTCTAGTGATTGATGTCTTGTTGTGAGTGAAGAGTTTGTTATAGAATTGGCTCCCACAATATTCTCCAACTGTGTTTGCACAATCAGACAAATACCTTTGTTCATGCATGGTGAGCGTAGCTAGTGCTGTAGTGAAAAAGAAAGCCAACAACACAATACAGTTACTAGATTTTGCCATGAGATTGGAAAATAAGAATGTATTGTGTTGTATATTTGTTTACTTTTGTTTGATGAAAATGTTAATCTAAGTGTTTGGTTTTATAGTGTGATACTAAATTGAAACGTTTTCATTCATTACGGATACAATGCAAAACATAATAATATTAAAAACTATGTTGCAACTCACATAGGTTTCTTTGGCTGGTTTTAATGTTAACAAAAACGTTTTTCATTGAATAATGTTGGcttaaatatattttttaacTTATGGTTAAAGTGTAAGTTGGTCCTATGATGGA includes:
- the LOC127075109 gene encoding uncharacterized protein LOC127075109, with the protein product MTKQFLLLSLILHLLSGSLSVSAPPSTSSPAKLFSGFLSNAVPAFTKWVWSLKATTKTGVLSKSMMKFESGYNVETVFDGSKLGIEPYAVEVLHNGELLILDSANSNLYRISSSLSLYSRPKLVAGSAEGYSGHVDGKLRDARMNHPKGITIDDRGNIYVADTTNMAIRKISDSGVTTIAGGKWSRGGGHVDGPSEEAKFSDDFDVVYVGSSCSLLVVDRGNQAIREIQLHFDDCAYRYGSDFPLGIAMLVGAGFFGYMLALLQRRLGTIVESQDAQVPVTVMPSASPSTYQKPLKSVRPPLISSEYEPEKQEEGFFGSLGKLLSNAGASMVEIMGGLFPVFRRRPQNSQYHRETLIQQPQKLVNDWPAQESFVIPREDEPPSIDTRAPTPQKTYPFMSKDAEKIKQLRQSKAFYSGWDGDQPQPHQPQQQQQLQQQKHHHRHQYQSSAPHTFYEQSNETTNEVVFGAVQEQEGKKESVIITPVEYGGSLYEHRNIRPRMSSMGYTYTHNY